AATGGAATACAAAGCAAAGTATAGGCATCTAAACCATAAAATATTTTCATTGATAGAACTTCCATAGAGGTCCCCATCATTAATATAGGAATTGAACCAGCTATACCTAAAGTAAATGCGATTGGTACATTCAATAATAGAATAATTATAAATACTAAAAACATTATTAAAATAAATATCATTTATATTTGCGCTCCTTCATAAGTCTTTCATTCATAGAAGTCTTAAATATTGATTCTATTTCTACCAGAGTGTGTATAGCTAATATACCGAATCCAATCGGAATAGAAACAAATATAAGGTACATTGGTATTCCACTAACAGCACTAGTTTGATATTTTTGAAATAAAAATAAACTTGAACTAATCCCATTCCATATTACGATAATAAAAAAAATTAGCATCATCATTCGAGTTGTTAACTTAATCCAACTATTTGTTCTTTTTTTGATGAACGGTAGTTCTAGTGCAACATGAGATCCTTCAATCTCGGCAATACCAATCCCAATCATAATGATCCATATGAATAAATATCTAGCTATTTCTTCACTCCAAGAGAAAGAAAAATGGAAAATGAAACGATTAGCTATGGTTATCAATACCAGTACAAACATTATTATCATTAAGATTACCACAAAAATTCTGGAAATCTTATCTAAATAGTAACTAATTCTTTCAATCCAAACTTCATATTTCATAATCATTGAAATACCCTCCTTCATTGCAATTACTTACCCAGTAAACCATTGTAAACACCTATTATAATTTGTTAAATATAAATTTCTTCAATAGCACTAGCACTATCATTATTAGTTTTTACTGTAATAAATTAATGTCTTCATCATAATTCATCAACATTATTAGAAGGAATCCCACTTACCCTAATGGATATAGCCCTCTTTAACAACAGTTAGCTTAGTAAAATTCGTAAGAAGAGGTTGATTTTGTATTTTAACTTTGTTTTATTATCTTTTATGAGATAGCAAAACACTAAACTAGAGATATTAGTAAGATTATTTCTAATATTGAGCAATAAATATTCTTTTTTTATCAATATGGAGTATTCTTTTCTTTAAAATATATTTTTCCATTGTTAGCTTACTAATCTGAGCTTTTAATTACCCAATCAGGGATCTAAATGAAATGCAGGGATAGAAACAATTTACTCTTTTAGTTTCTATTAATTTCTATCCCTTTAAAACATATTATTATTCTTCAACTAAAGATTTTTCTACTTCCTTCACCGCATTTAGAACTTCATTAACCCATTCTTCTCCAATTTGAGATTTTATAAAATCAACCATGGGAGTTCTAGTTACTTCGATAAATTCCTCTAACTCTTCTTGTGTTGGGTAGTAGATTTCCATACCTTTTTCTGTAAAAGATTTTGCCCATAAAGTATTACCAAGTTCTAAAAAACCTCTGTAAGCCATAGCAGATGCCATTGCAGCATCTTGAATAATTTTTTGGTATTCAGGTGTAAGAGACTGATAAAAATTCTCATTAATCTGAAGGGGGTACCAACGGAATTCGTGAGCGTCTACAGTAAGATATTTTTGTACTTCGTATAATTTTGCTACATCTATAAAGTTAAATGGATTCTCTTGTCCATCTGCTACTCCTTGCTGAAGCGCCATATAAAGTTCACCCCAACTTATTACAACAACATGCCCTCCTAAAGATTCAACAAGTTTTACTTTATCTGAGCTTGCCATAATCCTCATCTTCATGCCTTTAAAATCAGCTGGAACATGAATTGGCTTAGTATTATTTGTCCAATGTACAAATCCAGCATGAGACCAAGATAAAATTCGCAAACCAGTTCTTTCTAACCACAATTTTTCAAATTTTTCCCCGATTGGCCCCTCTATAACTTTATATGCAACCTTTGGGGATGTGAACAAGTATGGTATAGTAAACGCCATATACTCAGGTACCAAGGATGGTAAATTTGGAGACGGCACTTGAACCATTTGAATTAATCCTCTTTCTGCACTTTGAAGTAATTCTGCATCTGTGCCTAATTGTTTATCGGGGAAAATATCTACCATTATATCACCATTGGTTTGGTTTTCTACTATCCTTTTGAAAACGATAGCTTGTATATGTGCACTACCATAATTTCCATCTGTATATTCAAAGTCTATGTTACTTACAGGATCATTATGTGCATATTGTATTGTTATTTTTTCTGCATATACGCTTTCGAATGGTAAAATTATTAGGATTATTGAAATAATTAACAATAAGATACTAAATGTATATTTTTTTATCATTTTTTTCTCCTCAAAAGATCTATAATTCTTTAATTATTAAGGGTATTTAACAAACAAAATTGATTTAGAGCTTATCCTTTTTACAAAACATTATATTATTTTACTTATAAATTGTAATAATTTTTAATGTTTTTACCTCCTTTCTAATATTTTTACCACATATTATTATTAGTACTATTCTGCACATTTTCTTCCCTATTGAATAAAGCTGTTAAAATTAATTCTTAATAGGAAGGAAAACAGCACATATGGCCAAAGATGAACGTATTTTTCAGTTACAATATAATGTATTGCAACATGGATATAAAAAAAGATATCATCAATACCTGTAAACTATTCAACTTAACCAGTACTATCTATTATGAGTGTTAAGATGATCTGGATAAGTTTATCTATTATTACAATTTTAAAAGAACGAATCAGGGTTACCGTTAAAGGGAAGGTTACCTATCAGAAATTCTTAGATGGTAAGTGTAAATTAACTTTATTGGAACCCGGATAAATATTATCTTATTGCTATAGGGAAAAAACAGCAATGTGTAATCATACATATAATGAAATTAATACACTTAAAACTAATTAAAAATTACTATTTTCTTTTATAAGTATCGCGGAAGTCATTTTTATTTTCAATAATATGATATTGCGACTATAAAATAACTATGACTCTTTAAGAGCTAAATCAACTGCACTTGTTGCATGGATCATAGTAGTATCAAACAAAAGTAGTGAAGTATCTTCTTGTTTTATTAATAGCGGTATCTCGGTACAACCTAAAATAATTCCCTCAACTCCATTGCTACCCAATTTTTCTATTATCTGTATAAACCTATTTTTAGAAGATTGTTTTAGAATATGGAAATCCAGTTCATTATAAATGACATTGTGAATAAAGGTTCTGTCATATATCTCAGGTATTTTCACTTCTAATCCTTGGTTTTTCAAACGGTCAATGTAAAAATCTTCTTCCATAGTAAACTTTGTGCCTAAAAGTCCAACTCTTTTCAATCCTTTTTCTTTAATACTTGAAACTAATGCATCAACAATATCCAATATTGGAATATTAATGCAGTCTTGAATTTCTTTGACAGTTTTATGCATTGTGTTTGAGCATATTACAAGAAAGTCCGCTCCACTCTTTTCTAATCTTTTAGCAGCATCTGTCATCAAATCTGTAAGTTTCCCCCATTCTCCTAAATCACGAAGGATTAAAATGGGATCAAGATCAACAGAATACATAATACATTGGCATGAATGCTGTCCACCTTTCTTTTTAGCAACTAACTCATTGATAATCCTATAGTATTCAGCTGAAGATTGCCAACTCATTCCACCAATTAATCCAATTGTTTTCATAAAAATACTCCTAATTATAAAAGATTCCTTATTTCAAGGTATACGAACTTGTCAAATTTATAGAACATCCAACCTAAATCTTTTTCTACCTCTTTATTAAATTTCCTTATATAAGCTTTCTTTAAAATATTTTATTCAATTGTTAGTTGAAGGAATGTTCTATTCCCTTATGGAACTTGATAAATCCCTAAGCTAATAATTTTATCTGAAAATATTTTATCAATTCTGCATCCCCAAAATATTGTTTCTATTGCCATTATTGAAATTATTCTGCAAATAGCCTTCTATACTATTTTTAACCAATCTGTTACTTCCAATTAAAGTTACTATATCACATCAGTCAAACTGGATTTTTTAATTATTACGGATCTATCTAATGAAATAGTTGTTCCTCTATTCATTTTTTTATTACATATAATTCTGAAGAAAAGTTCCTAACAACCTACATGTTATATTCAATTAAAAATATAGTAATACACGTATTGGTAAGACTTTTTAATTATTCCATCATATCTCTACTTTCCTGTATATTCATCCCTGCTGTTGGCTTGTATAGCAAAATTCATGAGTGCTTTGTACCCCGAGTCCTCACAATTTTTTCTCTCATCTAAATCCCACATAGAAGAATAATTGCTGGTTTGTTTGTATAATATTCAAGCCTAAATCTTTTAATTATTTGTTAGTTTTCTGAGCTAAATTAATTTTTTCTTTTATAAATAAAAAAAGGGGCAGTAATATAATAATTTATCACTGCTCCCTATTAACTAATAACTTTGAGCTTTCTATTTTATTAATTATACCACTATTTCCCCCTATGTAAAGTTTTTTTAATAAAATTTAAATATAAAAATAGGTAATGGTAAAAGAAACTTGCACTTAGAACCTTGAAAAACTGTTGATAAATCAGTATAAAGAGAGTATGAAAACATGTCCTCGATGCGACAGTAAAAAATTCTGGTCTCTTTCCAGTGGTCAGATCCATTGTAGCAAGTGTGGACTAACTATAAAAACATCTAAAAACATCTGGAGCAAGACCCGGATTTCGCCTTATTGGAAAGGCAGATTAGTCAATTATTTTTTGTTTGGTGTGCCTCCTTATCGTCTAATATTTCAGATTTCTGGTAAGATTGAAATGTATGAAACCATGTTTGGTAGTAGAAGACCAGGTAAATATAGCTGGGGTACAACCAGTAAAGCATAGTCTTTATTATTTATCATGATACGATAAAGTCCTTACTTGTTCCATATCTTCTCGTTCTAAGGAGACGATGTAGCCTTACATTAGCAAGTATACTAAAGCAGATATATACTGATTGCTGGTTTGCCTATGCCTTTTTACCTATAAGAGGTAATCAAGTGGTAGTATTAAAAGACAAAGGTGTCCCAAAAGGTGGAAACTATATCGAAGGAATGAAAGGATTTTGGTCAGTTGCTAAACATTGGCTATACCATTACCATAAATATGCATTTTCCTTACTACTTAAAAGGAGTGGGGTGGGGTTCAACCACTGGAATGAGAACCTTGTAATCCTATTAAGGAGGTTAATGAATCAACAGAATGCTATTGTCAAAGAACAAATTTAATGCAAATAAGTTAGGTATTATTTAAAATATAATATTAAAAATAAATCACTAAATAGGATTGATCTCCAGACCTATGGCTTCATGTTCAAATCCTCTGATTGGTGCTCCTATCGTGCCATAGATGCCTACTGCTATCCATTCTCCTAAATCTTTTTTAGTGGTATCCATAGGGCCTCTTAGCACCACAAATTTTACACCTACGGTTCTCAGTAGATTGCCAATGCCAATCTCTCCTCTACAGAAACCTCTTAAGGCATTTAAAGCGGTATGGTAAAGAGCATGTTCTTCTCTATAGCTATTTTTTAGAATGATTTTTGCTCTTTTGGCTGCTGTTTCTATAGCACCAATTACTGCATTGCTATCCATAGTACCGGCTTTACCTAGACAATAGTTATAGCCTACTTGGGTAATCTTTTTGAGAAGTTCTTTTTCTTCTTCTTCAGATGATACTAAAAGTAGGATGGTTAATTTCCCGATTTTAGCCAAGCTGGATATCCTCCTAATTATTTCGAGATGATTTGACTGACAATTTTATTGTAGTTTAAACTGCTTAAAAAGTAAATTAAATAATCGAGTGTATTTCATGCTCAGAATTTTAATCTTTGAGCAAGAATAACGCTAATTATCAGTATGATGCCACCTAAAATTTGTATTAACTTAAACGACTCGTTTAAAAAAACAATTCCCAGAAATCCATTTATGACTGGCATAAGCATGGTCATCAGGTAATAATAGGTCACGCTGGTAATTTTAAGAGCTTGATTCATAAAAAGAATCACTAGCCCCTCAAAAATACCTATAATACATATAATAAATAAACTATTTATAGAAAATATATTTACTTTAAATATTATGCTTAATAAAATAGAATAAAACGCACTACTTGAAATTACACCCCAACTAATGAGTTCGGGAGGAATGTATTGATTGACTATCTTTTGGACCATGGCAAATGAGGCAAAAAATAATGCACCCATGAGAATAAATAAATCACCAGCCCTTGGAATGATAATTTGACCTTCTGTACTTACCAGATAAACTCCTAGAAAAGAACTAACAATCAATAATAACATTTGCCAGTACATGCTTTCACCCATAAAAAAGAAAGATAAAATTGTAGAAAAGATAAGGGTACTCCTGATAATAAAACTATAATTTATAGATGTAGTAAAACGGAGCCCATAAGTACTAGATAGATAAGCAGCAAACAAGAAGAATCCTGCTAAGAAAATCATTTTCCATTCAGAAATTTTAATTTTCTTGATTTGGGTAATATATTTCTTCTGGAATAGGAGAAGATTTATAGTTAACATAATTGCAGCTATGATCATAAATTGTAATAATAATCTTAGAGGATCGATATTACCTAATAGAGCAATCTTCTTAAAAAAAATAGCCATTGAAGATGAAAATACGGCTAAGAAGCAATAGAGTGCTTTTTTGGAAAACATAGCCTATCCAATTCCCGGGATTTCTAGTTTTTTCTCTAAACTATGAAGTATTTTAGTAATCACAGAGACCATAAACAAATATAAGGCGCCCACCACCAGAAAAACTAAGGTATATTCAAAATAACGTGAAGCAATTATTTTCCCTGCCCCAGTTAATTCAACACAGGTAACCATAAAAGCCAAAGAAGAATACTTTACTAAGTAAATTATTTCATTGGAACAACCAGGAATAGATCTTCTTAAAGCCTGGGGAAGAATAATAGATAAAATGGCAGTAAATTTGGTCATCCCTAAAGCTTCTGCTGCCATCATCTGCCCACTTTTTATAGATTGAATAGATCCTCTAATATATTCTGAATGATAGGCACCGCTGCAGAGAATAAAACCAATAATTGCTGCAGCAAATGGGGATAAAAATATATTAACAGAAGGCAAGCCATAATAGAGGATAAATAGTTGCACTAACAAAGGTGTACCTCTAAAAAATAAGGTATATAAGGTACAAAAAAATGAAACTAATCTATTCCCATATACCCGACCCACAGCTAGAAATACACCACATATATAACCAAAGGGAATAGCAAAAACAATTAGCCTTAGGGTAACTCCTGCTCCATCTAACAAAGGAGGTAAAAGTATTTTAGAAATAAAATGCATAATATTCATTTATTATTGGCCGTCTCTCCATAAAGTTCAGCTATTTTACAGATAAACTTTCTAGTACGTTCATGATCCGGATTGGTAAAAATTTTGTGAGGGGTCCCCTGGTCAATAATTAATCCCTCTTCAATAAATATAATTTCATTTGCTACCGAACGAGCAAATCCCATTTCATGGGTAACCACTATCATAGTCATTCCCCCCATAGCTAAATTCTTAATAACTTCTAATACTTCTCCAATAAGTTCTGGATCAAGAGCGGAGGTAGGTTCATCAAAAAGCATAACAATAGGATCCATAGCCAAGGCTCTCGCTATAGATACTCTCTGTTTTTGTCCACCTGAAAGTTGTGCTGGATATAAGTGAGCCTGTTTTTCTAAACCGACACGTCTTAATTCTTCTATTGCTTTTTCTTGGGCTTCTTTTTTATCCATCTTTTTCACTTTAATTAAAGCTATTTCTACATTTTTCAGGGAATTTAAATGGTCAAACAAATTAAAATCCTGAAAGACCATGCCTATTTTCTGACGAAAACGATTAATATCTTTCATATGATGAGTTACTTCTTCATCTTCTAACCAGATACTCCCCTTATCCGGAATGGTTAACTGGTTAATACATCGCAGAAGGGTACTTTTCCCACTACCTGAAGGACCAATGATAACTTTGGTTTCACCTTTTTTGATTTCAAAAGAAATTCCCCTTAATATTTCATTGGTATTATAACATTTACATATATTTTCTACCCGTAAAACAACTTTGGCATTTTTTGATAACTCACTCAAAATACTATCTCTCCTCTCCATAACCAGGAGTTTTGACTCTGTTTTCTAATATATTAAGTAGCTTTACTCCGCCATAAGTTAGAATAATAAAAATAATTCCAGCCAGAAAATAAACTGGCATAGGCTGATAAGTTCGAGTAGCAACAAAGTTTGCTCTAGTTAATATTTCCATTACCCCAATAGCATAGGTAATTGCGGAATCCTTTAATAAAATAGCATATTCATTAGACCAACCAGGTATAGAAATTCGTAAGGCTTGAGGTAATATGATATTAAATATTGCGGTATACTTTTTCATACCTAATGATAAAGCAGCTAACATTTGTCCTTCGCCTATTGACTTAATGCTACCCCTAAAAATTTGAGACTGATAGGCAGCGCTTCTTAAACCTAGAACTAAAATAGCAGAAGTAAAAGCAGACAAATTAAGTTGTATAAGAGTAAATAGTCCAAAATAAAAAAGAAAAAGAAGAACTAAAACTGGCAATCCTCGAAAAAACCAAACATATAGTGAAATTACACCAGATATGAATTTATTACCATATACCTGCCCTACAGCCATGGGAACACCAAGCACAAAACCCAAACCTAATGCACCACAAACTAATCCAATGGTAATTAAAGAACCATTAATTAAGTAGGGATAGGTTTGATAAATTAGCATAATATTTTCTCTCATCATTATTTCACTTTGCCTTATTAACTTCCAAAATTATATGAAAACTATCAACATTTGCTCATATATAAAAATAATTTCAGGGATCAAGTTATTATTATTCAGAAATAACTTGATCCCTATTTCTTTACTATTCAGAAAAATATTTAATTATCAATTCATCCCATACATCTGATTTTTTCAATTTTTCTATCCCTTCATTCAGTATCTCTTTCAATTCCTGATCTTCTTTTCGTACTGCAATACCATAGGCTTCCCCGGTTTTGATTATGCCAACAATTTTTACAGGCTGTTCTTTTCTAATAGCGTCTTCTACCATCACATCATCCATCATTGCCGAATCAATTCTGCCATTGACTAAATCTTGCACGGCCAAAGAAAAACCTTCATATAACTTTAAATTATCCTTTGCTAGTATTCCTGTATTTACTAAATAATCCTCTATCCACATTGCTGCCGTGCATCCTCGCTGTGTACCTACAACATAATCGCCGCATAAGGCAGCAATAATGTTAAGGTCTGAATCTTTTCTAACACACAGTGCCTGATCAATCTCCCAGTATGGAATAGTAAAATCAACTTTCTCTAGTCTCTCAGGCGTGATGGACATTCCAGAATAAATCATATCAATTTTTTTTGCTAGCAAACTTGAAACGATGCCATCCCAGGCAGTTGGCTGATGCTTTACTTCGAATCCCATCTCTTTGGCAATCCAATTTAGGCATTCTACATCAAAACCAGCTGGATTCCCCTTTTCATCTACATAAGCAAAAGGAGGATAATCCGCATCAATACCATTAATATACACTTCATTGGCAAATACATTCATACTACTTATTAGAAAAAATACTAGAAGACTAACTATAGCTGTTATAATAAGTCCCTTATTTCTCATTTCTTCACCTCCTCTCTTTCTATATTTCTTTTCTTATTTTAAATTAATTTTATTATATTTCTCAAAAGGTTAAGAAAAATTTTTTGTTTAAACCACATTCCTTGCCACTTATATTATACAATGTAATTTTGGCTTATTCAAACCTTCAAGTCCTCTCTTCTATACACCAGATGAACTGCTATAATGTTATAAAGTTACAAAATATTTAACTGCAAAATTGATAAAAATATGAATAAGAAAGGCTGGCCAAAATGATTTTCCTCGATAGGCAATCCATCCAAACCATAAACCGGTTATGATACAGGACAACGTTTCCACCTCAGGTTTACCCAGATGAAGTAATACGAATGGCACCATCTGAATGATAATACTTGCCTTACCAAATCTTTCTTTTAGTCCAAATAATATAAAACCCCTCAGTAAATACTCCCAGGCTAATAGAGTTGGCACTGTCAAGCTGAAGAATTCATAGTAGTCGAATCCCTTTCCATAATATTGATAAACCTGGGAAAATTGGGAGGCAATAAGCAAAACAGGTATGCTTATAACTATAGTAATAACTACATAATTTAACCAGATACGATAATTCCCTAAACCAAAACCGTAATATAAGGGATTCTCTTTCAATACAAGGCGAATAACAAAAACCGGTAATACTATAAAATAGACAATATAGCTTAAGGCTAGCGAAGATCTGATAGGTCTATACCACTGTAGGGTAAGGGAAAGAGTTGCTACTCCTAGTATGATAATAACTTGATAATTTTCCGTAATAAAACTCTTAATTTCCTGGTACTCCCGGGATAAAAACTTCATAATAACACCGTCCCTTATGTTTTATTTATCCTGAGGAATGATAATTTTTAGCAATATTTTCTCCTCAGGATATTCAAGGGGAAGGATTCCCCTTGAATATCCTATATTTGATATTAAGCTTAGTATTTATTAATACCTTGAATATTTTAGGGAATATTCTTTTATAATAAGTCCTCTTTCTCCCAAGTTGGGTTATATGGTACCGATATTCTTTTAAAAGCTAACTGAGTATATATTGTATTGTCCTTTACTTTAGAACAGAATACTTGTGGGTATCTGATATTTTTTCTGGTACCGAATAAATATTCGGGATTCTTTCATCTCATTAATTATAAGATAACAATTTTTTTGATATAATATATATTATCAAAGATTAATTTCTTTTCCTATTTTTTTATTACTTCTACTGCACTTTAATTGAAAAATATTCCATTTTGTGTCACAATAGTTTGTAGGTTAATTTCTTATTAAAAAGTAATAATACAGGTAAAAAAGAGGTGGTGTGACAGGGAAGATAAAGATTGTTCCAATATTAATTATAACTCCTACTTAAGCAAGATAGCCATTAGAAATGCCTTTGACAAAAATGCACATTAAACCGTTAAAAAAATAAATTTTTGGGAGGTTTATGTTTATGAGAAAATTTCTATTTACTACCTTAATCATTTCACTTGTACTTCTAATATGCCTTAATGGAAATGTATTAGCTCAGAAAAAAGTTCTGCATATTTACACCGCTTTTGACACAGAAGAAGCCAAATACTACATTGATGCCTTTGAAGAAGAAACTGGCATAGATGTCCAGTGGGTGAGATTGTCTTCTGGTGAGGTCCTAGCCAGAATTGAAGCTGAAGCCAGTAATCCACAAGCCAGCGTCTGGCATGCTGGCTCCAACACCTCGCATATTAATGCCGCTTCTAAAGGACTACTGGAGCCCTACAAACCCAATACTGATTTTGAATTACCTGGATTATTCCATGCTAATGATTGGGCTTGGACCGGATTTTATAGTGGTGCAATTGGATTTGTTACTAATACTAATTTCTTGGAAGAAAACAACATGGAGCCACCAAAGAGCTGGGATGATCTACTTCATCCTAAATTACAGCAGAATGTAGCCTTAGCTTATCCTTATACTTCAGGCACCGCTTATACTACCTTTGCTACCCTGGTTCAGATGTGGGGTATGGAAAAAGCTCTTGATTGGTGGGAAGAATTTGACCGACATAGTATTTTCCAATATACTCAGTCGGGTACAGCTTGCATAGGAATGGTCGGATTAGGTGAAATTGCAGTAGGAATAGCCTTTTCCCATGATATTTTAGCCAAGGGTATTAATACAGGCTATCCTGTAGTTATGACTTTTCCTGAAGATGGAACTGGATATGAAGTAGGCGGACTATCCCTTATCAAAGGAGGCTCTGAACCAGAATTAGGAAAACAGTTTATTGACTGGTGTTTCCAAGTCAAAGCTCAGGATCTATTCCAGAAATACAGTAGGCTTCCGGTTAATCCCAAAGCGACTGTTGCCGAAGGATCCGTTACTCTGGATGAAGTTTTTCTGATTGATTATGACCACATCCTGGCTGGTGAAAGCAAGGATGAATGGGTTGCCGCCTGGAGAGATAGAATTGGTAAATAATCTTTCTAATGCTTGTTATTACTCAGTTGATTAATCATCCCCCTGCTACCAATCCAATATGTTACATAACAGGTGGATTGGTAGCAGGGATTCTTTTGGATTAAACTCCTAAAATAAAAGATGTTTTTCTTTGAATGAAAAATAAGGATACTTATAATTAATAATTAAGAAAGAAAAGAATATAAGATGGATAGTAGTACTAACAATAGACAAATAAAGGAAATAATTGCTCAGCTAAAAATAATCTGGAAGGAACCAATGCTTTTTTTCCTTATCGTAATTATTTTTTATTTTTTGATTACCTTCATAGTATTTCCAATATTTCAGGTTGTTAAAAATAGTATGTATATTGGGGGAAAATGGGATTTCTCAAACTATATTGCTATTTTTTCCAAGAGATATTTCATCCAACCATTTATTAATAGTATAGTTCTGGGTATTTATACTGCCACTATTGGAACAATAGCTGGATTTACTTTTGCCTACGCTCTGACCAGAACTTCTCTCCCTTTTAAAAATTTTTTCCGTCTTACCGCAACTTTTCCTATTATATCTCCCCCTTTTGTAGTGGCGCTTGCTGCTATTTTGCTTTTTGGGAGAGCAGGAAGCCTAACTCCCTGGTTAAAAAGTTTAATTGGTAATTATTCCATCTATGGATTAGCTGGTCTTGTTTTAGTGGAGACTATTGCTTATAGTCCTACTGCCTTTATGGTATTATATGGGGTATTGCAGGCTATTGATCCTTCTTTGGAGGAAGCCTCAATGGATTTAGGAGCTTCCTGGTCAAAGGTATTTTCAACTATAACTCTACCACTGGCAACTCCTGGTATTGCCAGTGCCTGGTTATTAGTCTTCATTCAATCGATGGCTGATTTTGGTAATCCTATGGTTATATCCGGTAATTTCAGGGTTCTTTCGGTTCAAGCCTATCTACAAATTACCGGAATGTATGATCTTCCCCGTGGCTCTACATTAGCTATGTTATTGCTTCTCCCAACTGCTACTGCCTTTTTTCTTCAAAGATACTGGGTTTCTCGAAAATCTTATGTCACAGTTACCGGTAAACCAACCGGTGCTACAGTAAAAAATTTAAATTGGTTCATTAAATTACTAGTCTATGGTGCCTGTATCCTTTATGCAGGAATTGTCTTGTTATTTTACGGTACTATTGTATATGGGTCCTTTCAAACCTTATGGGGTGTAAATCCAACTTTGACCTTAAAGAACTATATAGAAATGTTTGAGGTTGGTAAAAATTACCTCTATGATTCTGTGTTTTTATCATCTGTAGC
This genomic interval from Atribacterota bacterium contains the following:
- a CDS encoding TRAP transporter small permease subunit, producing the protein MIMKYEVWIERISYYLDKISRIFVVILMIIMFVLVLITIANRFIFHFSFSWSEEIARYLFIWIIMIGIGIAEIEGSHVALELPFIKKRTNSWIKLTTRMMMLIFFIIVIWNGISSSLFLFQKYQTSAVSGIPMYLIFVSIPIGFGILAIHTLVEIESIFKTSMNERLMKERKYK
- a CDS encoding DctP family TRAP transporter solute-binding subunit — protein: MIKKYTFSILLLIISIILIILPFESVYAEKITIQYAHNDPVSNIDFEYTDGNYGSAHIQAIVFKRIVENQTNGDIMVDIFPDKQLGTDAELLQSAERGLIQMVQVPSPNLPSLVPEYMAFTIPYLFTSPKVAYKVIEGPIGEKFEKLWLERTGLRILSWSHAGFVHWTNNTKPIHVPADFKGMKMRIMASSDKVKLVESLGGHVVVISWGELYMALQQGVADGQENPFNFIDVAKLYEVQKYLTVDAHEFRWYPLQINENFYQSLTPEYQKIIQDAAMASAMAYRGFLELGNTLWAKSFTEKGMEIYYPTQEELEEFIEVTRTPMVDFIKSQIGEEWVNEVLNAVKEVEKSLVEE
- a CDS encoding aspartate/glutamate racemase family protein, with translation MKTIGLIGGMSWQSSAEYYRIINELVAKKKGGQHSCQCIMYSVDLDPILILRDLGEWGKLTDLMTDAAKRLEKSGADFLVICSNTMHKTVKEIQDCINIPILDIVDALVSSIKEKGLKRVGLLGTKFTMEEDFYIDRLKNQGLEVKIPEIYDRTFIHNVIYNELDFHILKQSSKNRFIQIIEKLGSNGVEGIILGCTEIPLLIKQEDTSLLLFDTTMIHATSAVDLALKES
- a CDS encoding HutP family protein, giving the protein MAKIGKLTILLLVSSEEEEKELLKKITQVGYNYCLGKAGTMDSNAVIGAIETAAKRAKIILKNSYREEHALYHTALNALRGFCRGEIGIGNLLRTVGVKFVVLRGPMDTTKKDLGEWIAVGIYGTIGAPIRGFEHEAIGLEINPI
- a CDS encoding DMT family transporter, with amino-acid sequence MFSKKALYCFLAVFSSSMAIFFKKIALLGNIDPLRLLLQFMIIAAIMLTINLLLFQKKYITQIKKIKISEWKMIFLAGFFLFAAYLSSTYGLRFTTSINYSFIIRSTLIFSTILSFFFMGESMYWQMLLLIVSSFLGVYLVSTEGQIIIPRAGDLFILMGALFFASFAMVQKIVNQYIPPELISWGVISSSAFYSILLSIIFKVNIFSINSLFIICIIGIFEGLVILFMNQALKITSVTYYYLMTMLMPVINGFLGIVFLNESFKLIQILGGIILIISVILAQRLKF
- a CDS encoding amino acid ABC transporter permease, which encodes MNIMHFISKILLPPLLDGAGVTLRLIVFAIPFGYICGVFLAVGRVYGNRLVSFFCTLYTLFFRGTPLLVQLFILYYGLPSVNIFLSPFAAAIIGFILCSGAYHSEYIRGSIQSIKSGQMMAAEALGMTKFTAILSIILPQALRRSIPGCSNEIIYLVKYSSLAFMVTCVELTGAGKIIASRYFEYTLVFLVVGALYLFMVSVITKILHSLEKKLEIPGIG
- a CDS encoding amino acid ABC transporter ATP-binding protein — its product is MSELSKNAKVVLRVENICKCYNTNEILRGISFEIKKGETKVIIGPSGSGKSTLLRCINQLTIPDKGSIWLEDEEVTHHMKDINRFRQKIGMVFQDFNLFDHLNSLKNVEIALIKVKKMDKKEAQEKAIEELRRVGLEKQAHLYPAQLSGGQKQRVSIARALAMDPIVMLFDEPTSALDPELIGEVLEVIKNLAMGGMTMIVVTHEMGFARSVANEIIFIEEGLIIDQGTPHKIFTNPDHERTRKFICKIAELYGETANNK
- a CDS encoding amino acid ABC transporter permease, which produces MRENIMLIYQTYPYLINGSLITIGLVCGALGLGFVLGVPMAVGQVYGNKFISGVISLYVWFFRGLPVLVLLFLFYFGLFTLIQLNLSAFTSAILVLGLRSAAYQSQIFRGSIKSIGEGQMLAALSLGMKKYTAIFNIILPQALRISIPGWSNEYAILLKDSAITYAIGVMEILTRANFVATRTYQPMPVYFLAGIIFIILTYGGVKLLNILENRVKTPGYGEER